In Acidobacteriota bacterium, one DNA window encodes the following:
- a CDS encoding tetratricopeptide repeat protein: MLKNTLFGIGLILLLSACATHKAPSPPVSVNPPLKDFNFYLRQGNWFLRHKDYGKAIIQFNKAIALKPNSAKAHNLLGIAYFQRKDYDLAKEQFEKAIKITPSYAEAFNNLGSLYFITRKLDKAEEMFKKSLAISPRLVAPYYSLGTLLIAQGRVKEAATYLSKGIELDPEFLTRNKAFVTRFSSASLNTPEAYFLYAKIYAASGNLEKTIEYLKKADKAGFKDWDRIEQEEEFQKVKDDPRIKSFIRKHRSAEEEE, from the coding sequence ATGCTCAAAAATACCCTTTTCGGAATAGGATTAATTCTCCTCCTTTCTGCCTGTGCTACCCATAAAGCACCGTCTCCACCCGTCTCGGTAAACCCTCCGCTGAAGGACTTCAATTTTTATCTAAGGCAAGGAAACTGGTTCTTAAGACATAAGGACTACGGAAAGGCGATAATTCAATTCAATAAAGCGATAGCCCTAAAGCCGAATTCAGCAAAAGCTCATAATCTCTTGGGAATCGCTTATTTCCAGCGAAAGGATTACGATCTAGCTAAAGAACAGTTTGAGAAAGCAATAAAAATAACCCCATCCTATGCCGAGGCTTTTAACAATTTAGGAAGCCTCTATTTCATAACCCGAAAGCTGGATAAAGCGGAGGAGATGTTCAAAAAATCCTTAGCTATTTCTCCAAGACTGGTCGCCCCCTATTACAGTTTGGGAACCCTTCTTATCGCCCAAGGAAGAGTGAAAGAGGCAGCTACCTACCTCTCGAAGGGGATTGAACTTGACCCTGAGTTTCTTACCAGGAACAAAGCCTTCGTCACCCGGTTTTCCTCCGCCAGCCTTAACACACCTGAGGCCTACTTCCTCTACGCTAAGATATACGCTGCTTCCGGTAATCTGGAAAAAACGATAGAATACTTGAAGAAGGCGGATAAGGCAGGTTTTAAGGATTGGGATAGGATCGAGCAAGAAGAGGAGTTCCAAAAGGTAAAGGACGATCCCCGCATAAAAAGCTTTATTAGGAAACATCGCTCTGCGGAGGAGGAGGAATGA
- the gap gene encoding type I glyceraldehyde-3-phosphate dehydrogenase: MAKIGINGFGRIGRTLLRTALSHSELEFIAINDITDAKTLAHLLKYDSVHGVLKADVKAEEEAIIVNGRRIKVLKVKDPAELPWGELGVEIVVEATGLFRDRANAGKHLKQGAKKVVITAPAKEPDITVVLGVNEGSYDPAKHHIISNASCTTNCLAPVVKVLDENFGVEYGWMTTVHSYTNDQRILDLPHKDLRRARAAALSMIPTTTGAAIATTLVLPHLKGKLNGISLRVPTADVSLVDLVALTKKKATADEINEAFKKAASSELKGILEVTEEPLVSCDLVGNPHSAIVDALSTAVIGDRFIKVLAWYDNEWGYACRVRDLLSYLIDQGI, encoded by the coding sequence ATGGCGAAGATAGGGATTAATGGGTTTGGTAGGATAGGAAGAACCCTTTTAAGGACGGCTTTATCCCATTCTGAGCTTGAATTCATAGCCATAAACGATATTACCGATGCTAAGACCTTAGCCCATCTTCTTAAGTACGATTCAGTTCACGGGGTCCTTAAGGCAGATGTGAAGGCGGAGGAAGAAGCGATAATAGTTAATGGAAGGAGGATAAAGGTTCTCAAGGTGAAGGATCCTGCGGAGCTTCCCTGGGGCGAGTTGGGGGTGGAGATAGTGGTAGAAGCAACGGGGCTATTCCGCGATCGGGCGAATGCAGGGAAGCACCTGAAGCAGGGAGCGAAGAAGGTGGTCATCACCGCGCCGGCAAAGGAACCGGATATAACGGTGGTTTTGGGAGTAAATGAGGGTTCTTATGATCCAGCGAAACACCACATCATCTCCAACGCTTCTTGCACCACCAACTGCTTGGCTCCGGTGGTTAAGGTGCTCGATGAGAACTTTGGTGTAGAGTATGGCTGGATGACCACGGTTCACTCTTATACCAATGATCAACGGATCCTCGATCTGCCTCACAAGGATTTGAGGAGGGCAAGGGCAGCAGCCCTCTCGATGATACCGACGACCACAGGGGCTGCTATAGCCACTACCTTAGTACTACCGCACTTGAAGGGAAAGCTCAACGGGATCTCTCTCAGGGTGCCTACCGCCGATGTCTCCCTTGTTGATCTGGTTGCTCTCACCAAGAAAAAGGCAACTGCCGATGAAATAAACGAAGCCTTTAAAAAAGCCGCCTCCTCAGAGTTGAAGGGCATCCTCGAGGTGACCGAAGAACCGCTTGTCTCTTGTGATCTGGTGGGTAACCCTCATTCAGCTATCGTAGATGCTCTTTCTACCGCTGTTATCGGTGATAGGTTCATCAAGGTGCTCGCCTGGTACGATAATGAGTGGGGTTATGCCTGTCGTGTTCGAGATCTTCTCTCTTACCTCATTGATCAGGGGATTTGA
- the secG gene encoding preprotein translocase subunit SecG: MYGLVVALHILVCVILILVVLLQRGEAADLAGAFGGGGSQTAFGPRGAATFLSKLTTVAAIIFMLTSLGLAILASKPKSAIGKGAKAPVTAPEKSRTKLPKK, encoded by the coding sequence ATGTATGGGTTAGTGGTGGCACTTCATATTTTGGTTTGTGTTATCTTGATCTTGGTAGTCCTTCTCCAGCGAGGCGAGGCAGCCGATTTGGCAGGAGCTTTTGGTGGAGGGGGTAGCCAGACCGCCTTTGGTCCCCGGGGCGCTGCCACCTTCCTTTCAAAGCTCACCACAGTGGCGGCGATCATATTTATGCTTACCTCCCTTGGATTGGCTATATTAGCCAGTAAACCTAAGTCAGCTATAGGAAAGGGAGCAAAGGCGCCAGTTACTGCGCCGGAGAAGAGCAGAACGAAACTGCCAAAGAAGTAA
- a CDS encoding OmpA family protein, protein MNRKIVSLVVLLLLFTSFLLVALPQEKKKETKSNEYLLFDLNTARVLEKGKFYFSLFYNNFDREKTDFDCNTVNISFGYGISDRLQLIGTFTPWTQVDFDMPISSPVGPNSHPLWQNTIEEGVGDLTVGAIYNLIAEKEGKPALSLGGLVKIPIANEEKGLGSGAVDFEAAVYLTKELNEMVDLSGKVGFAYIGTPSAISDLGLGKLSHELRYAVGVKLPTKKSLRAIAELAGVYYLNDSDFPQEAPLDLTVGIEYKLSSGLRFALGVRRNLTFETQIGEHYTRPDGGIFMISYIPERKAPPPPPPKPVIPPAPVKPVNHPPKVKVNAIPAQVEEGDVSMVTALASDPDNDPLTYHWSATGGKIEGEGKKVKWIAPLPGVGEYKVTCRVEDGKGGTGEDSATIKVIAKKFGFVDVYFEFDKYELTEAAKNALDKAAEILKKYPTLKVEIEGHCCYIGTEEYNMALGEHRAQAIKKYLVEVKGISSNRITTVSYGETRPAFDNSKEETRRFNRRGHFRVVIY, encoded by the coding sequence ATGAACAGAAAAATTGTTTCTTTGGTGGTTTTACTTCTCCTCTTCACTTCTTTTCTTCTTGTAGCTTTGCCGCAGGAGAAGAAGAAAGAGACGAAGTCCAATGAATACCTCCTTTTTGACCTCAACACTGCGCGGGTGTTAGAGAAGGGGAAATTTTATTTCTCTCTTTTCTACAACAACTTCGATAGGGAGAAGACCGACTTCGATTGTAATACAGTTAACATCAGCTTCGGCTATGGTATTAGCGATCGCCTTCAGTTGATAGGTACTTTTACCCCCTGGACCCAGGTTGATTTCGATATGCCGATCTCCTCTCCAGTGGGTCCTAATAGCCATCCACTCTGGCAGAACACGATAGAGGAGGGGGTTGGTGATTTAACCGTGGGAGCTATTTATAATCTCATCGCTGAAAAGGAAGGGAAGCCAGCTCTTTCGCTTGGTGGTTTGGTAAAGATCCCTATTGCTAATGAGGAAAAGGGCTTGGGGAGTGGCGCAGTCGATTTTGAGGCAGCGGTGTACCTTACTAAAGAACTGAACGAGATGGTCGACCTAAGTGGTAAGGTGGGTTTCGCCTATATCGGCACCCCCAGTGCGATATCCGACTTAGGGTTAGGGAAACTCAGCCACGAACTTCGCTACGCTGTTGGTGTAAAACTTCCTACGAAGAAGAGCCTCCGCGCTATAGCGGAGCTTGCCGGGGTTTACTATCTGAATGACAGTGATTTTCCCCAGGAAGCACCGCTTGATCTTACGGTAGGTATCGAGTATAAGCTTTCCTCGGGACTGCGTTTCGCTCTTGGAGTTAGGAGGAACCTTACCTTTGAAACCCAGATAGGTGAACACTATACCCGTCCCGACGGTGGTATATTTATGATTTCCTACATTCCAGAGAGAAAAGCGCCACCTCCACCTCCGCCGAAGCCGGTTATTCCACCTGCTCCGGTTAAGCCGGTTAACCATCCTCCTAAGGTGAAAGTAAATGCTATTCCTGCTCAGGTGGAGGAGGGTGATGTTTCGATGGTTACTGCTCTTGCCTCCGATCCTGATAATGATCCCCTCACCTATCACTGGAGTGCTACCGGTGGTAAAATAGAGGGAGAAGGGAAGAAGGTGAAATGGATCGCTCCCTTACCTGGAGTTGGCGAGTATAAGGTAACCTGCCGGGTTGAGGATGGCAAAGGTGGCACTGGGGAAGATTCCGCGACCATTAAGGTGATAGCCAAGAAGTTTGGGTTTGTCGATGTTTACTTCGAGTTTGATAAGTACGAGCTCACCGAAGCAGCCAAGAACGCCCTTGACAAGGCAGCAGAGATCCTGAAGAAATATCCTACCTTGAAGGTAGAGATCGAAGGACATTGCTGTTATATTGGCACTGAGGAGTACAATATGGCTCTTGGTGAGCATCGCGCTCAGGCGATAAAGAAGTATTTGGTTGAGGTTAAAGGTATATCCTCTAATAGGATTACCACCGTGAGTTACGGGGAAACAAGACCAGCCTTTGATAACTCGAAGGAGGAGACAAGAAGGTTCAACCGTAGGGGACACTTCCGAGTGGTTATTTATTAA
- a CDS encoding DUF192 domain-containing protein — MISSKKALSLTVAIICSILALAVSSPQKKSYAKLIFPNGRVVTAEIAKTEEERARGLMFRDRLGENEGMLFIFEEPDFYSFWMKNMKFPIDIIWLSEEKRIVYIASRVPPCKREPCPTYQPYSKALYVIEVPAGFAEREKLKRGDRVEIIFLPNKK, encoded by the coding sequence ATGATCAGCTCAAAAAAGGCTTTATCATTAACTGTAGCCATCATTTGCTCTATTTTAGCCCTAGCAGTAAGCTCTCCCCAAAAGAAATCTTATGCCAAACTGATCTTTCCAAATGGAAGAGTGGTAACGGCGGAGATAGCAAAAACAGAGGAAGAACGCGCCCGGGGGTTAATGTTCCGGGATAGACTGGGTGAGAACGAAGGGATGTTATTTATTTTCGAGGAGCCAGATTTCTACTCCTTCTGGATGAAGAATATGAAATTTCCCATTGATATCATCTGGCTCAGCGAAGAAAAGAGGATCGTATATATCGCCTCCCGCGTACCCCCCTGTAAGAGAGAACCCTGTCCCACCTATCAACCATATTCAAAAGCCCTCTATGTAATAGAAGTACCCGCTGGCTTCGCCGAAAGGGAAAAACTCAAACGAGGCGATAGAGTAGAAATAATTTTCTTACCCAATAAAAAATAA
- a CDS encoding phosphoglycerate kinase: MGFSKLTIRDIEIKEKPVFIRVDFNVSVEGGEVVDDSRIVSSLPTIKYALRHKARIILASHMGRPKGKVVPELSLAPAGKRLSELLSLPVRMVSNCVGEEVKQEVSLLEPGEVLLLENLRFHPGETANDPDFARELASCSDIYINDAFGAAHRAHASTVGIVNYVKRAVAGFLLEKEVLTLGKVLEHPERPFIAILGGAKVSTKIDVILNLINKVDALLIGGGMAFTFIKAEGGSVGSSLLEEDKLEVAVEAVKRAKEKGIKLLLPLDAVAMKGEEVKVFDAFAIEEGYSGFDIGPATISLFGKIISEAKTILWNGPLGKFEDERFSRGTREIARLVAKAPLSVVGGGDTVSAVKKAGVEDKISHISTGGGASLEFLAGKKLPAIEVLNDKEGR, translated from the coding sequence ATGGGGTTCAGCAAGTTGACCATCAGGGATATTGAGATCAAAGAAAAGCCCGTTTTCATCCGGGTTGATTTCAATGTTTCAGTGGAAGGAGGAGAGGTGGTCGACGATTCTCGGATCGTCTCTTCCCTTCCTACCATCAAATATGCTTTACGGCATAAAGCGAGGATTATCCTCGCTTCTCATATGGGGAGGCCCAAGGGGAAGGTTGTTCCTGAACTCTCCCTTGCCCCAGCGGGGAAGAGGCTTTCGGAGCTGTTAAGCCTTCCGGTTAGGATGGTGTCCAATTGTGTAGGAGAGGAGGTGAAACAGGAGGTCTCCCTTCTTGAACCAGGGGAGGTACTTCTCTTGGAGAACCTTCGGTTTCATCCGGGGGAGACGGCTAACGATCCCGATTTTGCCCGGGAGCTTGCCTCCTGTTCCGATATCTACATAAACGATGCATTTGGCGCTGCTCATAGAGCCCATGCCTCCACCGTGGGGATAGTGAACTATGTAAAGAGGGCGGTGGCGGGTTTCCTTCTCGAGAAGGAGGTTCTTACCTTAGGGAAGGTACTGGAACACCCCGAGCGTCCCTTCATCGCTATCCTCGGAGGCGCCAAGGTTTCCACCAAGATCGATGTTATCTTGAACCTCATCAATAAGGTGGATGCCCTTCTCATAGGTGGGGGTATGGCTTTTACCTTCATCAAGGCAGAAGGCGGCTCTGTCGGTTCCTCTCTTCTTGAGGAGGACAAGCTTGAGGTAGCGGTAGAGGCGGTTAAACGGGCAAAAGAGAAGGGGATTAAGCTCCTCCTTCCCCTTGACGCTGTGGCGATGAAGGGGGAAGAGGTAAAGGTGTTCGACGCCTTTGCCATCGAAGAGGGGTATTCCGGGTTTGATATCGGTCCCGCTACCATCTCCCTTTTTGGTAAGATTATCTCAGAAGCGAAGACTATCCTCTGGAATGGTCCCTTGGGCAAGTTCGAGGATGAGCGCTTTTCCCGAGGGACGAGGGAGATAGCGAGGCTGGTGGCGAAGGCTCCCCTTTCGGTAGTTGGAGGGGGAGATACGGTTTCCGCCGTTAAGAAGGCAGGAGTGGAGGATAAGATAAGTCATATATCTACCGGAGGTGGTGCTTCACTTGAGTTCCTCGCAGGGAAGAAGCTCCCCGCAATCGAGGTTCTAAATGATAAGGAGGGAAGATGA
- a CDS encoding triose-phosphate isomerase produces MRKPLIVANWKMNKTVAEAESFIAQFLSLLPSELKDIEVAIAPPFTALHPLAKRLEGSGIKLAAQNVFYEEKGAFTGEISPKMLAELGCSYVIVGHSERRRYFGETDEMVNRKVRAALSCSLTPIICIGETLEERENEKTMEVVGSGLSEALKGVELEDPLSVVIAYEPIWAIGTGHTATPDQANEVHEFIRKKLMEGFGEKIGEGIRIIYGGSVNAVNVSNLFKEREIDGALVGGASLKPDSFATIIRLSPKE; encoded by the coding sequence ATGAGAAAGCCCCTTATTGTTGCTAACTGGAAGATGAATAAGACGGTTGCTGAGGCGGAAAGTTTTATCGCCCAATTTCTCTCTCTTCTCCCTTCGGAATTAAAGGATATCGAGGTGGCGATCGCTCCTCCTTTTACTGCGCTTCATCCCCTTGCCAAACGGCTTGAAGGGTCTGGGATAAAGCTGGCGGCACAGAATGTATTCTACGAGGAGAAGGGGGCTTTTACCGGAGAGATCTCTCCCAAGATGCTCGCGGAGCTTGGTTGTAGCTATGTAATCGTGGGTCATTCTGAGCGTAGGCGTTATTTCGGAGAAACAGATGAGATGGTTAATCGGAAGGTGAGGGCGGCTCTTTCTTGTTCCCTTACCCCCATCATCTGCATCGGGGAGACACTTGAGGAGCGGGAGAATGAGAAGACGATGGAGGTGGTTGGTAGCGGATTGTCGGAGGCACTTAAAGGAGTGGAGCTGGAGGATCCCCTTTCCGTGGTTATTGCTTACGAACCCATCTGGGCTATAGGAACGGGCCATACCGCTACTCCAGACCAGGCTAACGAGGTTCACGAGTTTATAAGAAAGAAGCTGATGGAGGGGTTCGGCGAAAAGATTGGCGAGGGCATAAGGATCATCTATGGAGGAAGCGTTAACGCGGTCAATGTCTCTAATCTCTTCAAGGAAAGGGAGATCGATGGTGCCTTAGTGGGAGGTGCCAGCCTCAAGCCCGATTCTTTTGCCACTATTATCCGCCTCTCGCCGAAGGAGTGA